A genomic region of Cydia amplana chromosome 5, ilCydAmpl1.1, whole genome shotgun sequence contains the following coding sequences:
- the LOC134647914 gene encoding uncharacterized protein LOC134647914 isoform X2, whose protein sequence is MHGSCRVVTFCLLTTILPTILIIIPLYLRNMRYADVMYKISDSDVIQIHKGQSSVFCKTHSLKMNTTFNAFQMTGKPALSLENMKHIRLKKSLTLPDDTLEYWGFYLFKGASVQLEACSRYEGSKILVVKGDNILNTCGILEGNKYKKDAPHIDNQEHVIVTLANPGEKKDLPKDSVSVKNNLKQSNQEKENKAIKNINKTDSVQGNLEHDNVTMLNSLRLKRNTNPVHQPKTVLDAGIHHGGNAFNSTDGQQDKSVSSFEISLHECYDNNIIINRELPYQAVCNSTKYFGKATTLKVTHDILLDGYYYYIFYSDNDFVKNNIHVIFDIYKPTFLYTNMSESKVCINKTECIFDIGFFSDELVIVEVPTKDGLSYDDDSSILTSVCHPRMSVYIFFPVTVLMLIILFAFL, encoded by the coding sequence ATGCATGGATCCTGCAGAGTTGTTACATTTTGTCTTCTGACTACAATTTTGCCTACAATCCTTATAATCATTCCACTTTATTTAAGAAATATGAGATATGCTGATGTTATGTATAAGATATCAGATTCGGATGTCATCCAGATTCACAAAGGACAATcatcagtgttttgtaaaacaCATTCCTTAAAAATGAACACCACATTTAATGCATTCCAAATGACTGGGAAACCTGCCCTGTCCTTAGAAAACATGAAACACATAAGACTTAAGAAATCGTTGACTCTTCCTGATGACACTCTGGAGTACTGGGGCTTTTACCTCTTCAAAGGAGCTTCCGTTCAACTTGAAGCATGCTCCAGGTACGAGGGATCTAAAATATTAGTTGTGAAAGGTGATAATATACTAAATACATGCGGTATTTTAGAAGGCAACAAATACAAGAAAGATGCTCCTCACATTGACAATCAGGAGCATGTGATAGTCACCCTAGCAAATCCTGGTGAAAAAAAGGATCTCCCAAAAGATTCTGTGTCagtaaaaaataacttgaagcAAAGCAACCAGGAGAAAGAAAACaaagcaataaaaaatataaataagactGATAGTGTTCAAGGTAATCTGGAACATGATAACGTGACAATGTTAAATAGTTTACGATTGAAAAGGAATACAAATCCAGTTCATCAGCCCAAAACTGTCCTTGATGCTGGAATCCATCATGGTGGAAATGCATTCAACAGCACAGATGGCCAGCAAGATAAGTCGGTTTCTAGCTTTGAAATTAGTTTACACGAGTGTTATGATAATAACATTATTATCAACCGTGAACTGCCATACCAAGCTGTTTGTAACAGTACAAAATACTTTGGAAAAGCTACTACTTTAAAAGTTACCCATGATATATTATTAGatggatattattattatatattctaTAGTGACAATGactttgtcaaaaataatattcatgtaatttttgatatttataaaccCACTTTTCTGTACACTAACATGTCAGAATCAAAGGTATGTATTAATAAAACAGAGTGTATATTTGACATAGGATTTTTTAGTGATGAACTAGTAATTGTAGAAGTACCTACAAAAGATGGATTATCTTATGATGATGATTCATCTATTTTGACTTCAGTTTGTCACCCAAGAATgtctgtatatatttttttcccaGTGACTGTCCTTatgttgataattttatttgcatttttatga
- the LOC134647913 gene encoding eukaryotic initiation factor 4A, with protein sequence MSYSPERRSEDWPEDSKNGPSKEPVSYDGPPGMEPEGALDTNWHQVVESFDDMNLKEELLRGIYAYGFEKPSAIQQRAIMPCIQGRDVIAQAQSGTGKTATFSISILQHIDTSIRECQALILAPTRELAQQIQKVVIALGDHLNAKCHACIGGTNVREDIRQLESGVHVVVGTPGRVYDMITRRALRANTIKLFVLDEADEMLSRGFKDQIHDVFKMLSADVQVILLSATMPDDVLEVSRCFMREPVRILVQKEELTLEGIKQFFISIEMEEWKLETLCDLYDTLSIAQAVIFCNTRRKVDWLTESMHERDFTVSAMHGDMDQREREVIMRQFRTGSSRVLITTDLLARGIDVQQVSCVINYDLPTNRENYIHRIGRGGRFGRKGIAINFVTESDKRALKDIEDFYHTTITEMPSDVANLI encoded by the exons ATGTCTTATTCACCTGAAAGAAG ATCAGAAGATTGGCCGGAGGATTCAAAGAATGGGCCATCTAAGGAACCAGTCAGTTACGATGGGCCTCCGGGCATGGAGCCCGAAGGAGCGTTGGACACAAATTGGCATCAAGTCGTGGAAAGCTTTGATGACATGAATTTGAAGGAAGAGTTATTACGAGGAATTTACGCTTATGGTTTTGAAAAGCCATCTGCAATCCAGCAACGCGCTATTATGCCTTGCATTCAAGGACGCGACGTTATAGCTCAGGCCCAGTCTGGAACTGGGAAAACTGCAACATTCTCCATTTCAATTTTGCAACATATTGATACTAGTATTCGTGAATGCCAAGCTCTAATTCTGGCACCGACCAGAGAGCTGGCTCAGCAGATCCAAAAG GTGGTAATAGCTCTTGGTGATCACTTGAACGCTAAATGCCATGCTTGCATTGGAGGCACCAATGTCCGCGAGGATATTCGTCAGCTGGAAAGTGGTGTTCACGTGGTGGTGGGTACCCCTGGGCGCGTCTACGACATGATTACCCGCCGTGCCCTCCGTGCTAACACCATTAAGCTGTTTGTGCTTGATGAAGCTGATGAAATGTTGTCTCGAGG TTTCAAAGACCAGATCCATGATGTATTCAAGATGTTGTCAGCTGATGTCCAGGTTATCCTACTGTCAGCTACCATGCCCGATGATGTGTTGGAAGTATCTCGATGCTTCATGAGAGAGCCAGTTCGTATTCTTGTGCAGAAAGAGGAG CTTACCCTAGAAGGTATTAAGCAGTTCTTTATCTCCATTGAAATGGAAGAGTGGAAATTGGAGACCCTGTGCGATCTGTACGATACTCTCTCCATCGCTCAGGCTGTTATTTTCTGCAATACCCGTCGCAAG GTAGACTGGCTGACCGAGTCCATGCATGAGCGTGATTTCACGGTGTCGGCCATGCACGGCGACATGGACCAGCGCGAGCGCGAGGTGATCATGCGGCAGTTCCGCACGGGCTCCTCCCGCGTGCTCATCACCACCGACCTATTGGCGCGCGGCATCGACGTGCAGCAGGTCTCCTGCGTCATCAATTATGATCTTCCCACCAACCGCGAAAACTACATCCATCG aATTGGTCGAGGTGGACGTTTCGGCCGTAAAGGCATTGCCATCAACTTTGTTACTGAATCAGACAAGAGGGCGCTGAAGGACATCGAGGACTTCTACCACACGACTATTACGGAAATGCCCAGCGACGTGGCCAACCTCATCTGA
- the LOC134647914 gene encoding uncharacterized protein LOC134647914 isoform X1 produces MYHNYEYQYAAIQNRENGGSKMHGSCRVVTFCLLTTILPTILIIIPLYLRNMRYADVMYKISDSDVIQIHKGQSSVFCKTHSLKMNTTFNAFQMTGKPALSLENMKHIRLKKSLTLPDDTLEYWGFYLFKGASVQLEACSRYEGSKILVVKGDNILNTCGILEGNKYKKDAPHIDNQEHVIVTLANPGEKKDLPKDSVSVKNNLKQSNQEKENKAIKNINKTDSVQGNLEHDNVTMLNSLRLKRNTNPVHQPKTVLDAGIHHGGNAFNSTDGQQDKSVSSFEISLHECYDNNIIINRELPYQAVCNSTKYFGKATTLKVTHDILLDGYYYYIFYSDNDFVKNNIHVIFDIYKPTFLYTNMSESKVCINKTECIFDIGFFSDELVIVEVPTKDGLSYDDDSSILTSVCHPRMSVYIFFPVTVLMLIILFAFL; encoded by the exons atgtaccataactaTGAATATCAATACGCTGCGATACAAAATAGGGAAAATG GTGGCAGTAAAATGCATGGATCCTGCAGAGTTGTTACATTTTGTCTTCTGACTACAATTTTGCCTACAATCCTTATAATCATTCCACTTTATTTAAGAAATATGAGATATGCTGATGTTATGTATAAGATATCAGATTCGGATGTCATCCAGATTCACAAAGGACAATcatcagtgttttgtaaaacaCATTCCTTAAAAATGAACACCACATTTAATGCATTCCAAATGACTGGGAAACCTGCCCTGTCCTTAGAAAACATGAAACACATAAGACTTAAGAAATCGTTGACTCTTCCTGATGACACTCTGGAGTACTGGGGCTTTTACCTCTTCAAAGGAGCTTCCGTTCAACTTGAAGCATGCTCCAGGTACGAGGGATCTAAAATATTAGTTGTGAAAGGTGATAATATACTAAATACATGCGGTATTTTAGAAGGCAACAAATACAAGAAAGATGCTCCTCACATTGACAATCAGGAGCATGTGATAGTCACCCTAGCAAATCCTGGTGAAAAAAAGGATCTCCCAAAAGATTCTGTGTCagtaaaaaataacttgaagcAAAGCAACCAGGAGAAAGAAAACaaagcaataaaaaatataaataagactGATAGTGTTCAAGGTAATCTGGAACATGATAACGTGACAATGTTAAATAGTTTACGATTGAAAAGGAATACAAATCCAGTTCATCAGCCCAAAACTGTCCTTGATGCTGGAATCCATCATGGTGGAAATGCATTCAACAGCACAGATGGCCAGCAAGATAAGTCGGTTTCTAGCTTTGAAATTAGTTTACACGAGTGTTATGATAATAACATTATTATCAACCGTGAACTGCCATACCAAGCTGTTTGTAACAGTACAAAATACTTTGGAAAAGCTACTACTTTAAAAGTTACCCATGATATATTATTAGatggatattattattatatattctaTAGTGACAATGactttgtcaaaaataatattcatgtaatttttgatatttataaaccCACTTTTCTGTACACTAACATGTCAGAATCAAAGGTATGTATTAATAAAACAGAGTGTATATTTGACATAGGATTTTTTAGTGATGAACTAGTAATTGTAGAAGTACCTACAAAAGATGGATTATCTTATGATGATGATTCATCTATTTTGACTTCAGTTTGTCACCCAAGAATgtctgtatatatttttttcccaGTGACTGTCCTTatgttgataattttatttgcatttttatga